The nucleotide window ttactacatgcttccatatgtgttatttcatagttttgatgtcttcactattattctacaatgtagaaaatagtaataataaagaaaaacccttgaatgagtaggtgtgtacaaacttttgactggtactgtatatatgtatgtatatatgtatgcatgtataGGTTTAATATATTTGGCTATTAGTACAACATCACGTTTCCTTACATTTGAAGGCTTTGGGTGAGGTTTCGCTGGTCGGTATATTTGATGCAAGTACACGCTTTCCAAACACCTGACAGTCGAAGCTTGCATAATCAAAGGAGACCTTGGAGTACTTCTCCAGCTCCTTGGCCAGGTTGGCACGAGGTGTGGCGGGTATCATGTTGGGCCTGTACTGCCTATAATGAGGCACCTCCAGTTGCTTCACAAAACACATGGgcctagaggagagagagaaagagagagaggaagagagtgagaaagagagagagagaaagagagaaaaagagagaacgagagagaaagagagagaaagagaaagagaaagagaaagagaaagagagagagagagagagagagagacacagagagaaagaaagaaagaatgagagagaaagagagagagagagagagaccaatcaCAGGGCAGGTCATTATCtcaggagagagagcagcaggaTTAAAAGCTCTCATCAACAGAGGGGACATTGACATATTGTAGAGCATGGACTTTATGAGCTTTAAACCCTGTAGTTTTCATGGGGTGCCAGGGCTTTGGTCAGACCTGTTGGGGTTAACTCCACTGACACACGAGAGGGTCCTGGGAGGGGATAGTGTAGTCCACTGTTTTCCCTCTCCTTATCACCATGTACAACCCCATATCGCTGGTCACAGACAGTAGTCACAAGCCATCCTATCAGAGCTGCCCTGGTAGTGGCTATGACATCACGGTTCAAACagcgggctctctctctctcatggctcacagacacacaggccGGCTGGGAGGAGATGGCTTCTGTTGtgttcacagacagacaggcaggctggGAGGAGATGACTTCTGTTgtgctcacagacacacaggcaggctGGGAGGAGATGGCTTCTGTTGtgttcacagacagacaggccggcTGGGAGGAGATGGCTTCTGTTGtgttcacagacagacaggcaggctggGAGGAGATGGCTTCTGTTGtgttcacagacagacaggccggcTGGGAGGAGATGGCTTCTGTTGtgttcacagacagacagtggtgaaCTGAGCTGTGTGCTTTCTGCCCATTGATCACTGGGATACCCCCTCTCTTTTTAGTCAACGTGGATTCCATTATAAAAAGGTTATCATGTGGAATGCTTAGCCAGCTCTGGTTTGTTCTCTGCACACATAACAGACCAGCTCATTTGAATGAcaatggataaaaaaaaacaagGTTTAATGTTTTAATGCTTGTCTGTTTTGTCGGATCACAGACGAGGTTCCTCAAGGAAAGCAATTATTTCCCCCTATCCTCGCAATGCCCTGTAACTCGCATAATTATCTTATCGGGGCGGCATTATTAATGAAAATACCGAGAAAGGAGCATGTACTTAGCATAATACCTCTGTCTGGTCGTTAACAGTAATTATAATTATTTTGGCATGATGAGGGTAAACAGGATGACATGACAAAAACACATCATTGCAGTAGTGGGGTGTTCTGATTGACACTTCGCACGGGGTTTCGCAGTTGACAACAACACAAGTGGTGTTGAACAGTCAAGGTTACTGCAGATACTGTATGAAGTCTCTGAACTGCCTGTACCCActagagagatacggagagagacaggcagatagcgagagagacagggagagagagagagagatacagagaacgagagatacagagagagagagagatacacagagagagaggtgaccaaTCATTACCTCAGGACTCGGTCATTGTTGTTGGGACTTTCTTTGAGGTGCTCTCTGACTGGCTGGGAGAGATGCTGCTTGTCAAGGTTGAGGCTCTTGGACAGCTTCTCTGCGGCTGCGATGGGGCATCCTGACAAACTGGGATAACCAATAAGAGGAGAGAGTGAATGCTGGGGAGGAGTCAGGCTGCTGTCAATGTATGTCTACATCAAACTGATTTAGAGTGACACATACAGAACATGCATTCATATAGATTAACATatactgactgacacacacacacacacacacacacacacacacactagagtacCTGCGGTGGGTGTTGCGGTTGCTGTTAACATGACCCTGTCCAGTGCAGCCTGGAGTTGGACACTTCAGCACGTTCTCATGCATGGCCAGGACTGGAGAGGACACATACATAGGAGAATATTATGATTATTACACatttttattatattattattatattattataatattattagtatattattagtactattattatattattactattattatattattactattattattattatattattattattatattattactattattattatattattactattattattattattatattattactattattattattatattattactattattattattattatattattactattattattattatattattactattattactattatattattattatattattactattattattattactattattattattattatattattactattattatattattatattattactattattatcactattaatattattactattattattatattattattattattgagattcccaaagattggaaagcagctgcggttatccccctcttcaaagggggggacactcttgaccctaacagctacagacctatatctatcctaccttgcctttctaaggtcttcgaaagccaagtcaacaaacagattaccgaccatttcgaatcccaccataccttctccgctatgcaatctggtttcagagctggtcatgggtgcacctcagccacgctcaaggtcataaacgatatcttaaccgccatcgataggaaacagtactgtgcagccgtattcattgacctggccaaggcttttgactctgtcaatcaccacatcctcatcggcagactcgacagccttggtttctctaatgattgcctcgcctggttcaccaactacttctctgatcgagttcagtgtgtcaaatcggagggtctgttgtccgggcctctggcagtctctatgggggtgccacagggttcaattcttggaccgactctcttctctgtatacatcaatgatgtcgctcttgctgctggtgattctctgatccacctctacgcagacgacactattttgtatacttctggcccttctttggacactgtgttaacaaccctccaggcgagcttcaatgccgtacagctctccttccgtggcctccaattgctcttaaatacaagtaaaactaaatgcatgctcttcaaccgatcgctgcctgcacctgcccgcctgtccaacatcactactctggacggctctgacttagaatatgtggacaactacaaatacctaggtgtctggttagactgtaaactatccttccagactcacatcaaacatctccaatccaaagttaaatctagaattggcttcctattccgcaacaaagcatccttcactcatgctgccaaacatacccttgtaaaactgaccatcctaccaatcctcgacttcggtgatgtcatttacaaaatagcctccaaaaccctactcaataaattggatgcagtctatcacagtgccatccgttttgtcaccaaagccccatatactacccaccactgcgacctgtacactctcgttggctggccctcgcttcatactcgtcgccaaacccactggctccaggtcatctacaagaccctgctaggtaaagtccccccttatctcagctcgctggtcaccatagcagcacctacctgtagcacgcgctccagcaggtatatctctctggtcacccccaaaaccaattcttcctttggccgcctctccttccagttctctgctgccaatgactggaacgaactacaaaaatctctgaaactggaaacacttgtctccctcactagctttaagcaccagctgtcagagcagctcatagattactgcacctgtacatagcccatctataatttagcccaaacaactacctctttacctacctactgtatttatttatttattttgctcctttgcaccccattatttctatctctactttacactttcttccactgcaaaccaaccattccagtgttttttttacttactatattgtatttacttcgccaccatggccttttttatatttttatttatatatatattttatatattttgtttgccttcacctcccttatctcacctcacttgctcacattgtatatagacttatttttcactgtattattgactgtatgtttgttttactccatgtgtaactatgtgttgttgtatgtgtcgaactgctttgctttatcttggccaggtcgcaattgtaaatgagaacgtgttctcaatttgcctacctggttaaataaaggtgaaataaaaaaatttaaaaaaaattactattattattattactactattataattaCTATTGTTACTATTGTTATTACAATTATTTTCATTACTATTATCATtagtactattattattattattataatgactattattattactgttattattattactattattataattattactattattattattattactattataattATTACTGtttgtattattattactattattattactattatattactattatattattagtattattacaattattactatattattataatagtactattatattattattattactattaagattattactatattattataatattactattatattattattattactattagtaTTATTACTATATTATTGTAATATTActgttatattattattattatattattattactattattactattagtattattactatattattataatattattataatattattattattactattaagattattattattattattattattataatgactattattattactgttattattattactattattataattattactattattattattattactattataattATTACTGtttgtattattattactattattattactattatattactattatattattagtattattacaattattactatattattataatagtactattatattattattattactattaagattattactatattattataatattactattatattattattattactattagtaTTATTACTATATTATTGTAATATTActgttatattattattattatattattattactattattactattagtattattactatattattataatattattataatattattattattactattaagattattattattattattattattgttatattattataatattattattattactattaagattattattattatattattattattactattaagaTTATTACTATATTATTGTAATATTActgttatattattattattatattattattactattattactattagtattattactatattattataatattattataatattattattattactattaagattattattattattattattattgctatattattataatattattattattactattaagattattattattatattattattactattaagattattattattatattattattattactattaagattattattaatattattattattactatattattattttttatttttttattattattattactattaagattattattattattaacacgtTCTCTAATCTGTCACATACAAGAATGTGTTTTTTCCTGTGTGACTTGGAGAGGGTATTGGGTATATGGTATGGTGTATAGGGTATTGGGTATATGGTATGGTGTATAGGGTATTGGGTATATGGTATGGTGTATGGGGTATTGGGTATATGGTATGGTGTATAGGGTATTGGTTTCGGGTATAGGGTATTGGGTTAAGGCATATTGGTATAGAGTATTGGGTATAGAGTATTGGGTATTGGGTTATTGGGTATTGGGTTATGGAGTATTGGGTATAGAGTATAGAGTATTGGTATAGGGTATTGAGTATTGAGTATCGGGTTATGGGGTATGGTATTGGGTATTGGGTATAGAGTATAGGGTATTGGGTATAGAGTATTGGTATAGAGTATAGAGTATAGGGTATGGAGTATTGGGTATAGGGTATAGCGtatagggtattgtgtatagagTATTGGGTATTGGGTATAGAGTATTGGGTTTCGAGTATAGAGTACTGGATATAGAGTATAGGGTATAGAGTATAGGCTATTGGGTATATGGTATTGGGTATAGAGTATTGGGTATTGGGTATAGAGTATTGGGTATTGGGTATAGAGTATTGGGTATAGAGCATAGAGTATTGGGTATAGAGTATAGAGTACTGGATATAGAGTATAGGGTATAGAGTATATGCTATTGGGTATAGGGTATTGGGTATAGAGTATTGGGTATAGGGTATAGAGTATTGGTATAGGGTACAGAGTATTGGTACAGGGTATAGAGTATTGGGTATAGAGTATAGAGTATTTGGTATAGAGTATAGAGCACTGGATATAGAGTATTGGGTATAGAGTATAGGGTACTGGATATAGGGTATTGGGTATAGAGTATTGGGTATAGAGTATAGAGTACTGGATATAGAGTATAGGGTATAGAGTATATGCTATTGGGTATAGGGTATTGGGTATAGAGTATTGGGTATAGGGTATAGAGTATTGGTATAGGGTATAGAGTATTGGTATAGGGTATAGATTATTGGGTATATAGTATAGAGTATTTGGTATAGAGTATAGAGCACTGGATATAGAGTATTGGGTATAGAGTATAGGGTACTGGATATAGGGTATTGGGTATAGGGTATTGGGTATAGAGTATTGGGTATAGGATAAATGATATTGGGTATAGGGCTATATGGTTATAGGGTATTGGGAATAGGTTATTGGGTattggtatagggtatagggtatatggTATTGGTATAGGTTATTGGTATAGGGTATTGGTATTGGTTATTGGTATAGGGTATTTGGTATTGGGTATtgggtactgggtactgggaATAGTGTATAGGTTATATGGTATTGGGTATAGAGTATTGGGTATAGGATAAATGATATTGGGTATAGGGCTATATGGTTATAGGGTATTGGGAATAGGTTATTGGGTattggtatagggtatagggtatatggTATTGGTATAGGTTATTGGTATAGggtatttggtatttggtattggTTATTGGTATAGGGTATTTGGTATTGGGTATtgggtactgggtactgggaATAGTGTATAGGTTATATGGTATTGGGTATAGCTTATTGGTATAAGTTACTGGGTATTGGGTATTGGGTATTGGGTATAGGCTATTGGTATAGGGTATTGGTATAGGGTACTGGGTATTGGGTATAGGGTACCGGGTATTGTGTactgggtatagggtataggttaTTGGTATAGGTTACTGGGTATTGGTTATAGGGTATAGAGTATTGGGTATAGAGTATTGGTATAGGTTATTGGTATAGGGTATTTGGTATAGGGTATTTGGTATAGGGTATTTGGTATTGGGTACAGGGAATAGTGTATAGGTTATATGGTATTGGGTATAAGTTACTGGGTATTGGGTATTGGGTATTGGTATAGGGTATTTGGTATTGGGTTTAGGGTATTGTGTactgggtatagggtataggttaTTGGTATAGGGTATTGGTATAGGGTATTTGGCATTGGGTACAGGGAATAGTGTATAGGTTATATGGTATTGGGTATAGCTTATTAGGGTATTGGGTATTGGGTATAGGTTATTGGTATAGGGTAGTGGGTATTGGTATAGGGTACTGGGTATTGGGTTTAGGGTATAGGGTATTGTGTactgggtatagggtataggttaTTGGTATAGGTTACTAGGTATTGTTATAGGGTATAGAGTATAGGGTATTGGGTATTGGGTATAGGCTATTGGTATAGGGTATTGGGTATTGTTATAGGGTATAgagtatagggtatagggtattgtgtactgggtatagggtataggttaTTGGTATAGGTTACTAGGTATTGTTATAGGGTATAGAGTATAGGGTATAGAGTATTGGGTATAGGTTACTGGGTATTGGGTATTGTGTactgggtatagggtataggttaTTGGTATAGGTTACTAGGTATTGTTATAGGGTATAGAGTATAGGGTATAGCGTATTGGGTATAGGTTACTGGGTATTGGGTATTGTGTactgggtatagggtataggttaTTGGTATAGGTTACTAGGTATTGTTATAGGGTATAGAGTATAGGGTATAGAGTATAGGGTATAGGTACTGACTCTCAGGAGGGATCCTGTCCTTGTGTGGACAACCAGACAGGCTGCGgtggtgggggtagagtccagtaacATGACCAGTCCCGTCACAGCCAGGGGTGGGGCATTTGATCTCCCTCTTCTCTGGCCTGCTGCCCTCTGTAGAGACAGCTAGAAGATACACAACATACCGCTGCTTAACCATCTGCCTGAAAGCACTGTCAAACGCACGACAAGAAATACACATTGAATCAAACAAAAAAAATGCACACATTATACAATTCATTGTATATAGTCTTGTGGATGATTTGTCTGTGTGGAGCAGGGAACTCATTTGGTCAAACTGAAGAGTGAAAAGGACACTGTGTAAGTGGTAGTATTACTGTATACAGTAGAGAACTGAGGAGCCCTGTTCACTATTACTAtgctggagggagaaagagggaagaggtGGGAAAGGGATGCTCTATTGGCCTCCAAATTGAATGTTAACGAGACATGCGCCTTCTAATTAGTGCCGGGCAGAACATGAGCGTCGCCACAGGAGGGTAGAACGGGGACAGGCTGCCCCACTAGGCACGGCCTGTTAGTGTCAGAGGCAGGACAAATGGGAACGGTGCCAGGACACAACTAGGCCCAAACAATAACACATTAATAAACACTGAACCAATCTCATtatagagtctctctctctctccatctccctctctccatctctctctctctctccatctctctctctctctctctctctctctctctctctctctctctctctctctctctctctctctctctctctctccctctctctctctctctccctctctccatcttaaTCCCACTATTTCCCCTCTAATATGGAAACCAATTCACTTGATCCAGTTCATCTCAGTAAAGGGGTTTAAAGGCCTAAACACGACTCTGTGGTGACTCACTGATGAGTATCTGTGGTCTGTTTCTAtttgataatgtattgtaatatggGAGACTGGTCCCATGGGTTTCTAtttgataatgtattgtaatatggGAGACTGGTCCCATGGGTTTCTAtttgataatgtattgtaatatggGAGACTGGTCCCATGGGTTTCTAtttgataatgtattgtaatatggGAGACTGGTCCCATGGGTTTCTATttgataatgtattgtaacatgGGAGACTGGTCCCATGGGTTTCTAtttgataatgtattgtaatatggGAGACTGGTCCCATGGGTTTCTAtttgataatgtattgtaatatggGAGACTGGTCCCATGGGTTTCTAtttgataatgtattgtaatatggGAGACTGGTCCCATGGGTTTCTAtttgataatgtattgtaatatggGAGACTGGTACCATGGGTTTCTAtttgataatgtattgtaatatggGAGACTGGTCCCATGGGTTTCTATttgataatgtattgtaacatgGGAGACTGGTCCCATGGGTTTCTAtttgataatgtattgtaatatggGAGACTGGTCCCATGGGTTTCTAtttgataatgtattgtaatatggGAGACCGGTCCCATGGGTTTCTAtttgataatgtattgtaatatggGAGACTGGTCCCATGGGTTTCTAtttgataatgtattgtaatatggGAGACTGGTACCATGGGTTTCTAtttgataatgtattgtaatatggGAGACCGGTCCCATGGGTTTCTAtttgataatgtattgtaatatggGAGACTGGTCCCATGGGTTTCTAtttgataatgtattgtaatatggGAGACTGGTCCCATGGGTTTCTAtttgataatgtattgtaatatggGAGACTGGTCCCATGGGTTTCTAtttgataatgtattgtaatatggGAGACTGGTACCATGGGTTTCTAtttgataatgtattgtaatatggGAGACCGGTCCCATGGGTTTCTAtttgataatgtattgtaatatggGAGACTGGTCCCATGGGTTTCTAtttgataatgtattgtaatatggGAGACTGGTACCATGGGTTTCTATttgataatgtattgtaacatgGGAGACTGGTCCCGTGGGTTTCTAtttgataatgtattgtaatatggGAGACTGGTCACCTGATTCTAAATAATACGTGTATGGAAtctgcctctgcattgcttgctctctggggttttaggctgggtatctgtaaaccactttgtgacaactgctggtgtaaaaaggtgtacatttgattgattgattggaatGCCATCCATACCTTTGCTGCTGAAGCAGCTGTTGCGCATGGCGTTCAGGTGTTTGGGCCGGTCGTCCATGCTGAAGTAGCGGTGGTGGAGCTCCGGGGTGACGACGGGGTGACGGAGGAGGAGGACGTCGCGAGGCCCCTTCACCTGTTCTGCCTTCAGGGCGATGGCCTGCTCCAGGAGCCCCAGATTCCCCCGGGTCATATCATACGTCTCTGACTCATCCGTCCACCTCTGAGACAAACtatcgtcttcctcctcctcctcctcatcaccatCTTCATCTTCATAGTCCTTCCCCGAATCCTCTGAGCGCACCTCGATTATGTCAGAGGCTGCTGAGGCCTTATGGGAGATGTAGTGCTGTAAGGGGCTGTCTCGGTGGGGATTGTAGTTCTCCAGAGGGCTGGTCCTGTGGGGGTTGTAGTTCTCCAGTGGGCTGGTCCTGTGGGGGTTGTAGTTCTCCAGGAGGCTAGTCCTGGGGGGGTTGTAGTTCTCCCGTGGGCTGGTCCTGTGGGAATTGTAGTTCTCCAGGAGGCTGGTCCTTTTGGGCATGTAGTGCTCTGTAGTTCTGTCCCCCTGTGTGGCTGGTCCCTGAGCTGCTGCATTGCTGCtaatggaggtagaggtgggcaGGACGACAGGGTGCACTCTCTCATCCACCTCCTCAatgtcatcttcctcctcctcttcatccaggATCTCCTGTGGCTGGTGCTctgcttctctcctctcctcttcatactcttcctcctcctcgtcttcctcAGCCTTGTCCTGCTGCTGGTGAATGTCTCCAGTGAAATACGGGTGCTCAAAGGTTCTCTGTGTCACAGCCTCCCTTGTCTCCTcaatctcctcttcctcctcctcctcctcttcctcctcctcctcttcctcctcctcctcttcctcctcctcctcctctactgggTGTTCCACTGCCACAGTGGCGTGCTCCACAGCTGTGATATCCTTCTCTGTCTCCATGGTAACGGGCTCCTGTGAGGTGGTCTCTGCGGTGTCGGGGACTCCTCCCAGGTATAGTAGAGAGTTGGCTAGGATTTGATGGTAGCTGGAGTAGTCCGCTCTCTTAGGCCATTCCCCCTCCTCAGCTTTACATGTTGTTTTACTGGATCCCGGCTCAATGATCATGCATTCTTCTGTGGGAGAGTCAAGGACACGTCGGTGAGTTAGAAACAGCAATGGACAGGAGAGACGGAGTGAGTTATTTAGTTACCATCATCCTCTCTGTCATCCACTCCCTCCTTGTCATGATCCGAATGATATCATCATTAATAAACAGTGCCCTTTAATATAATGAGTCACACATCATGATCACTTGGTTCATTGTGagtcatggtggtgtgtgtttacAGTACAGAGTACAGTACCTACCTTCATCTGCATCTATGCTCTCCTCTTTCTGCTCTGtcactttctcctcctcttcctcctgctcctcctctggcTTTTCTTCCTGCTGTGCCTGTGGCTGTTCCTCTgtcttctcttccttctccttctcctcctcttcctcctccctggcctCCCCCTCCACCTCGTCTTCGCTGCTCCCATCACTGTCCACGCTGAAGCCCTCGTCCATGGCCAGCTTTAGAGGGTGGGACTTCCTTTTAGAAGATGGCTGCTCCTGCTCTGCCTCAGCATCCGCCAGACGTCTCTTCCTGGCTAATGGGCAGCCCAGCACACTGCACGGGAACAGGGGTAGAGGGTGAGAGATGGAGCGGTGGGTgttgggaagagagggagagggagaggggagtgttggggagagggagagggaggtgttgggaagagagggggagtggggtgtttggaatagagggggagagggaggtgtttggaagagagagggagagggaggtgtttggaagagagggggagagggaggtgtttgggaagagagggggagagggagatgtttgggaagagagggggagagggaggtgttgggaagagagggggggggaggtgttgggaagagagggggagagggaggtgtttggaagagagggggagagggaggtgtttggggagagagggggagagggaggtgtttgggaagagagggggagagggaggtgtttgggaagagagggggagagggaggtgtttggaagagagggggagagggaggtgtttgggaagagaggggtagagggaggtgtttggaagagagggggagagggagatgtttgggaagagagggggagagggaggtgtttggaagagagggggagagggacgtgtttggaagagagggggagaggtaggtgtttggaagagaggtggagagggaggtgtttgggaagagagggggagagggaggtgtttgggaagagaggtggagagggaggtgtttggggagagagggggagagggaggtgtttggaagagagggggagagggaggtgtttgagaagagagggggagagggaggtgtttgagaagagaggggaagagggaggtgtttgagaagagagggggagagggaggtgtttggggagagaggggaagagggaggtgtttgagaagagaggggaagagggaggtgtttgagaagagaggggtagagggaggtgtttgagaagagagggggagagggaggtgtttgagaagagaggggaagagggaggtgtttgagaagagagggggagagggaggtgtttggggagagaggggaagcggGAGGTGTttgagaagagaggggaagaggctgAACACTACAGAGAACCCAGAGGGTGCATCTTCAGTCATGAGCATAAACATAGCTTCTGGAGAGGTAGAAACTCcaag belongs to Salvelinus alpinus chromosome 28, SLU_Salpinus.1, whole genome shotgun sequence and includes:
- the LOC139557831 gene encoding myelin transcription factor 1-like isoform X3 → MKLCLTFIENEFRGKLLNQRWTQGERISRCQPTQRLQSRPIKMSVESDDKRSTRTRSKGIRVPTELVGQELSVLGCPLARKRRLADAEAEQEQPSSKRKSHPLKLAMDEGFSVDSDGSSEDEVEGEAREEEEEEKEKEEKTEEQPQAQQEEKPEEEQEEEEEKVTEQKEESIDADEEECMIIEPGSSKTTCKAEEGEWPKRADYSSYHQILANSLLYLGGVPDTAETTSQEPVTMETEKDITAVEHATVAVEHPVEEEEEEEEEEEEEEEEEEEEEEEEIEETREAVTQRTFEHPYFTGDIHQQQDKAEEDEEEEEYEEERREAEHQPQEILDEEEEEDDIEEVDERVHPVVLPTSTSISSNAAAQGPATQGDRTTEHYMPKRTSLLENYNSHRTSPRENYNPPRTSLLENYNPHRTSPLENYNPHRTSPLENYNPHRDSPLQHYISHKASAASDIIEVRSEDSGKDYEDEDGDEEEEEEDDSLSQRWTDESETYDMTRGNLGLLEQAIALKAEQVKGPRDVLLLRHPVVTPELHHRYFSMDDRPKHLNAMRNSCFSSKAVSTEGSRPEKREIKCPTPGCDGTGHVTGLYPHHRSLSGCPHKDRIPPEILAMHENVLKCPTPGCTGQGHVNSNRNTHRSLSGCPIAAAEKLSKSLNLDKQHLSQPVREHLKESPNNNDRVLRPMCFVKQLEVPHYRQYRPNMIPATPRANLAKELEKYSKVSFDYASFDCQVFGKRVLASNIPTSETSPKAFKSKVSSPKSSSPSLSLHGGYGKTASSSAYDYSHEAQAAHMAATAILNLSTRCWERPENLSTKHQDLASKDIGLDENGTLDLSMKKPVKREGTSPELCSPDPSSSSSLHHGGSSGMTSPHTGHAYKQEHWEEPLDYTKPNRQREEDVEELEHHTARSFASSDPEDMDLMQDYPQERKYPGEVTTPNFKVQFQQPKDCKKDLLLCPTPGCDGSGHITGNYASHRSLSGCPLADKSLRSLMAAHSAELKCPTPGCDGSGHNTGNYASHRSLSGCPRAKKGGLKTSPTKDDKEDSELLKCPVPGCDSLGHISGKYATHRSAYGCPLAARRQKEGLLNGNPFSWKAFKTEAPNCPTPGCDGSGHANGSFLTHRSLSGCPRASFARKKAKIPGDEFLSTKFRASDVLNNDEDIKQLNKEINELNETNNEMETDMVNLQTQISSMEKNLKNIEVENKLIEEQNETLFMELSGLSHALIRSLANIRIPHMQEPITEQNFDRYVSTLTDMYTNKECFQNPENKALLESINKAVKSIKV